The DNA segment CTAAATAAGGATTTTCCCGTGGTGGCTGGTAAAAATGACCATGCACCGTCACATAAACACCAGTCGCTTGTTTCAGGGGATCAGTCTGGTGAGTATCGTGGGGAGTTGAATGTGATGTAAAACTTACGCCAGGGCTAACTGGCCTTTCAGCAGCAGAAGTCATGTATATTTATCCAAATAAAAAACTTACATTTGCGCCGAAAAGTTGGATTTAAACCTTTATACAGAGGTTTGAATACAAAATCCGGTATATAGCAAAACTATGGGTAGAAAATACAGTTAAATTTCCCAAAAAACTATTTGACTAGAGCCGGAAATCTGCGTTATCGCACAGCCATTAGAGGTTTTGATGAGTAGCGTCAGTCCAACAATTTTAGATTTTGGATTTTAGATTTTAGATTGACTGCACCCATAAAGGGATGCAGCTTGGGGATTTTGGCTTGACGATTTTAGATTTGTTCCACCCACCAGGGGTGGGGCTTGTACCAAAAATCATCCAAAATCCAAAATTTAAAATCTAAAATTCAGAGGGTCAAATATGTCAGGGTCTTTTTATCTATTAAACCCCATATTTCGCGGAAAATGCTAGCTCGAATTGATATTTTTGCTACGAAAGTTTGCTAAAAAGCCATAAATTGCAATTTTATTTTACATATTTGCCAGTATCGAGACAGCACAATCTCTCAACAAATCGCAGACACTTAAGAGTATCCTAGTATCTGGTGTAAACTCTTGCGAATAGTCAACAACATCTGTCATCTGTGCATAATACTCTCATCTTAAGGTAGCAAATGTCAGTTAAAAACACACTTTTCCTGGTTTTATTACTGTTTATTCCAGTTTCCCTAGCCGCCCACTTTCTGGAGTGGGGAGAGTTGATAGTTTTCATCACAGCTGGTTTAGCAATTCTGCCCTTAGCAGCCTGGATGGGTACAGCTACAGAAGAAATAGCTGTCGTAGTTGGCCCGTCATTGGGAGGATTACTCAACGCCACTTTTGGCAATGCCACAGAACTGATTATAGCTTTAGTTGCCCTGAATGCAGGCTTAGTGGATGTAGTCAAAGCCAGTATTACAGGTTCGATTATCAGCAACTTACTCCTGGTGATGGGTTTTTCCATGTTTTTGGGTGGACTGCGTTACAAGGAACAAACTTTTCAATCGGTTGTGGCGCGGATGAATGCTTCGTCTATGAATTTGGCGGTAATTGCGATTTTGTTGCCAACGGCGATGAATTACACTTCGGTAGGAATTAGCGAAAAAGTTGTACAAAATCTTTCTCTTGCAGTTGCAGTTGTGTTGATTCTGGTTTACGGACTGACGCTGCTATTTTCGATGAAAACTCACGCCTATTTATATGATGTGGGTGTTGCAGAGGTCGAAGATGAAGAGACACCTCATACTCAACCCAATATGTGGCTATGGAGTGGTGTCCTGCTAGTATGTACTCTTTTGGTGGCACTGGAATCAGAAATGTTGGTAGGTTCTTTGGAAGTAGCCACATCTCAACTAGGTTTGACATCACTGTTTACAGGGGTGATTTTGGTTCCCATAGTTGGTAATGCGGCTGAACACGCTACCGCAGTTACTGTGGCCATGAAGAATAAAATGGATCTCTCTATCTCGGTAGCTGTGGGATCAAGTATGCAGATTGCCCTATTTGTTGCGCCAGTTTTAGTAATAGCTGGGTGGATACTTGATAAACCGATGGATTTGGATTTCAACCCCTTTGAATTAGTAGCTGTGGCGGTGTCAGTTTTAATTGCTAATAGTATTAGTTCTGATGGTGAATCTAATTGGTTAGAAGGGGTGTTACTATTAGCTGCTTATACAGTTTTGGGGTTCGCTTTCTACTTCCATCCTGTAATTGATGGTATTGGCTAGTATTTGACTCATCTCACCCCGGTTTTTCATAGCAAAACTTGTCCTTTTCCTGACCAAGGCTACGGTGTATACACAAGTCGAAGTAAACTACTAGGCTCGTGTGTACACGGTAGCCTTACCAAGGAGAGGGACATATTTCTCTAACTTGTTAGTCAAAAATTTTTATGTCTGGAATAGGAATGAGACGGTTATTTTTCGTACTTAGCTGGAATTGCTAAAATAATATTTTTTTTAAAATCCCTTGATTGGGGTTACAAATTGTACAAACCATCATGAGATTTATAATCTCTATAACTGCTTATTAGTCAATAATTGGTCGATTTTATTCCTGACTAAATTATTTTATGAATATATTTATTTACCGCGATTAATTACTGAGAAAGGTGATGAGACTTTGGGAGGAAGAAAACAAATACTAGGTTACTGTACATTTAACTAGCTTCAATTATAAATATAGCAGTTCTTCTTTGAGTAGATGTAAGAATAATTAATTAACCACTGCAATATGGGATTGTTGATAAATAACATTTACAAATAAAAATACGATTTTTGAGATTTTTTTGGATAAAGCATTCAATACTCATAACACGTTGGTTTATCAAATTAGAGATTTTGTTGTTAAGAAAATAAATGGCGATGAGCGAAATTGGCCTGCTGATGTCGGGTATATTAACTGCAAAACAATTGTCTTTGAGTATTAAATTACCGAAGCAGCAACAATTGGAAAGGGAAAATAGCTCGGAAAAGTTAACACAAAGTAATTCAACTAAATTAGTTCCCAATTCTGAAATCACACCACCTGAATTTAGCCAAACAGATGAAATTTCTCTAGGGACTTCATCTGCATCCCAATTAGCTAAAGAAAAACTCTTTGAGAAAATTACAAAAAAGCATCTGTCTCCAAGTTTGTTAATTCTCGCTAAGAATAACTATGCCCCAGCTATAAAAGATAATAGTATTGATATAAACGCGCGATCGCCAATATTTACCGGACCAGCTTTACCAATTCTGCGTTTTGGTAATTCCGGTACTTCTGTGAGAATTTTACAAAGGTTGTTAGTTGCTAACGGCTATGCTATT comes from the Nodularia sp. NIES-3585 genome and includes:
- the cax gene encoding calcium/proton exchanger yields the protein MSVKNTLFLVLLLFIPVSLAAHFLEWGELIVFITAGLAILPLAAWMGTATEEIAVVVGPSLGGLLNATFGNATELIIALVALNAGLVDVVKASITGSIISNLLLVMGFSMFLGGLRYKEQTFQSVVARMNASSMNLAVIAILLPTAMNYTSVGISEKVVQNLSLAVAVVLILVYGLTLLFSMKTHAYLYDVGVAEVEDEETPHTQPNMWLWSGVLLVCTLLVALESEMLVGSLEVATSQLGLTSLFTGVILVPIVGNAAEHATAVTVAMKNKMDLSISVAVGSSMQIALFVAPVLVIAGWILDKPMDLDFNPFELVAVAVSVLIANSISSDGESNWLEGVLLLAAYTVLGFAFYFHPVIDGIG
- a CDS encoding peptidoglycan-binding protein, whose product is MSEIGLLMSGILTAKQLSLSIKLPKQQQLERENSSEKLTQSNSTKLVPNSEITPPEFSQTDEISLGTSSASQLAKEKLFEKITKKHLSPSLLILAKNNYAPAIKDNSIDINARSPIFTGPALPILRFGNSGTSVRILQRLLVANGYAIRVDGAFGPLTETAVKAFQNQRSVGVDGVVGPVTWQHLSI